A single window of Triplophysa rosa linkage group LG2, Trosa_1v2, whole genome shotgun sequence DNA harbors:
- the si:ch211-12e13.1 gene encoding uncharacterized protein si:ch211-12e13.1: protein MYRNMENFSTTFAVVSVVTVFYFSHSLYSSHALFTTRSTVFDSRRALPGSVYLMIRFIHQSLRKKRGHMRQNKDRELVFTLINCRYDVMSLRRFCSVGGYGWDYPDSVFRDIPLCYPEILFRRLITMIVCSEKFKLSPRGLLSVGETVHVSDAVDELKRGAFSLQARVMEYRTVRTGVEHTYT, encoded by the exons ATGTACAGGAATATGGAGAATTTTAGCACAACTTTTGCTGTTGTGTCAGTTGTTACGGTGTTCTATTTCTCTCATTCGCTTTACTCTTCTCACGCATTATTTACAACAAGAAGCACAGTGTTCGACAGCAGACGAGCTCTGCCAGGATCTGTTTACCTCATGATCAGATTCATTCATCAATCTCTGCGCAAAAAGCGAGGACACAtgagacaaaacaaagaccGCGAGCTTGTTTTCACTTTGATCAATTGTAG GTATGACGTGATGTCTCTGAGAAGGTTCTGCAGTGTTGGAGGTTACGGTTGGGATTATCCCGACAGTGTCTTCAGAGATATTCCCTTGTGTTACCCTGAGATTCTCTTCAGAAGATTGATCACAATGATCGTGTGCTCGGAGAAGTTCAAACTCAGTCCAAGGG GTCTGTTGAGTGTGGGTGAAACAGTGCACGTGTCTGATGCTGTGGATGAGCTGAAGAGAGGAGCGTTCTCACTGCAGGCCCGAGTGATGGAGTACAGGACTGTTCGTACAGGAGTGGAG CACACATACACCTGA